In one Lolium rigidum isolate FL_2022 chromosome 3, APGP_CSIRO_Lrig_0.1, whole genome shotgun sequence genomic region, the following are encoded:
- the LOC124699339 gene encoding probable E3 ubiquitin-protein ligase RHY1A, which yields MLPGVELARRRRVHYHGDVLGVGGGDHHHAHHHKQGPTTSHAATGMVGPALAARNRLQEKLRGAASRSSSTSTNSRWGWRTRERDNGASSRQHSIQQEQQQQQQDLAVAASTFRSPCPVPAMTVTTSRRAEMRRTLSKADVCAVCLDEVRERHQRVTRLPCSHRYHSDCVLPWLAIQPDCPCCRTLVPSVETLS from the exons ATGCTTCCGGGCGTGGAgctcgcgcggcggcgccgcgtgCACTACCACGGCGACGTCCTGGGCGTGGGgggcggcgaccaccaccacgccCACCACCACAAGCAGGGGCCCACGACGTCGCACGCGGCCACCGGCATGGTCGGACCCGCGCTGGCGGCCCGCAACCGGCTCCAGGAGAAGCTCCGCGGCGCCGCctcgcgctcctcctccacctcaaccAACTCGAG GTGGGGCTGGAGAACGCGAGAGCGAGATAATGGAGCAAGCTCCAGACAGCACAGCATCCAgcaagagcagcagcagcagcagcaggacctCGCAGTCGCAGCTAGCACGTTCAGGTCCCCCTGTCCGGTTCCAGCGATGACAGTAACTACTAGCCGCCGTGCTGAGATGAGGAGGACGCTGTCCAAAGCCGACGTCTGCGCGGTGTGCCTCGATGAGGTCCGGGAGAGGCATCAGCGGGTGACGAGGCTGCCGTGCTCCCACAGGTACCACTCCGACTGCGTCCTCCCTTGGCTGGCCATCCAACCGGACTGCCCCTGCTGCAGGACGCTCGTGCCTTCAGTGGAAACCCTCTCCTGA